The genome window AATTGATTTCCACAGGGGAAAAAAACGGTAAGAAAATACCTCGAGCAGTTTTCTTATACACCATGGTTTTGTAAAGGTATGCATTCGAAAAGAAaccttaaaaaaatattagaaTTAGAAGTCATTCAACAAAAATGTAGTTTTTCGGTAAAAATCGACCTACCGAAGTATACTTTAAAGGAATTACTTCCGCAACACCCATCTTTGGGAATTTTAATGAATCAAATTTTGTGCAAAGTAATTCCGATTAGATCTCTACCAAGTATATTGTAAATTTCACAGGGCGCAATCTGACAAAAGAGAAAACGATATAACAgagttcctcgactatcaAATACCCCTTACTCAGCTTTAGGGAGTCCGAGCAAAGGATTGAATCTCGCAATCTTACAATTCAATCAATATCGagattaaatatatatttatttttaaaacgaaGTATGGAAATACCAAaaaacgaatctagtataccttttactctacgagtaacgaaTATATATAACACTCATAAAGGGTAATTCCCCGATAGTAGCGCCTTTAACTTTGCTATATACTATATTGTGACATGATAAATCTAGTTTATGATACATTACCATAATGAATCAATCGAAAAATACAATCAgattttaatttgaaagtGGGTTAGATAGATGGGCGTAATAAACGTAAGAAGTGATATTCCAATGACATCAACAAAAAACCCGAATATAGTTACTTGTTTCCAATTTTTCATTATCAACAGAATATAAAATTAGATTTACGCCGTTCACTTTGGAGTCAAGGAAAaggaaattctatttttaactatttttaATTACCTAGCTTATTTGATTTTAGGGCATTAAACCTTCGTTAACTAGTTTTAGTTGCCCAGAGCACGAGCtattaattgtattttggTTTTTACGATGTTTGATTAAATGGAGTATTTATGGACTGTGAACAGTAAATATATGATTTATGTTCTAGATTTGAGGAACTGTAAACAAACAGATATGACGCCCTTATGGGGGATTACCTTATGACGCTGATAGACAGGCGAACGCCCACTTTGGGGGGACAGTAATCAATTAAGAGCCAAGTTAATTGGGCGTTGTAATCTAATGCTGAACACAGTTCATTTTTGAATGATAGAAACTGTTTAACGGCCTTGAGAAGTGCACTTGGTCATAGATTATAGATTATTCAGAAATGCGTATATAGTATGTATAGGCGATCGTCTGTGTGGATCGCAGATAATTCGGCTTAGTTGCTGGGAAAGTTTTTCActaaagtttttaatttgttgcCAGGTGTTAGTTATATGGGTGAATGAATGGCATGTACTATGTCACGTAACCAAATCCATTCAGGATAGAATGCCCAACCTATAGATCGCATCCTTATTATGTTTAAAGGAATAATTACGAACTATTTTGGCATAAGATCTTAAGCTTAAAGATACATATCTTCTGGTTTTAAGTACATACCTTTTAAATCTGTTTCCTTTGCCGCTTTCAGGTTCTTTGTACCAGGTCAGCTACCTGGACATCGAGAGCTGTACGACACTGCCCTGCTCCATGGCCCGGAACGCGACCATTAAGGTTACTGTGCGCTTCGATGATAATGGTATGTAGGTGCTCCGCTGATAAGAGCAGATCCGTGCATTCGAAATTGGGATTTCTCAGATTCGCTAGATTCGCGTTCTGAGCAAAAGTCAGTCGGAAATAAAAATAGATCTGGTGCGGGCGAAGAATTGCGATCAGGTGAATGGCGGATGTTCGGGTGGGGCAAGGTGTTTGGAACCCCCTGAGTTACCTGAATATGCGTGCTCAAATGATGGTGGTAATAATGATAAGCTGGTGAAGATTGTGTATCTACAAAAACTGGCCgaatttgctgctgctgctactacTGTTTACTTCAATGCACTTCGATTGCAGCCTAGGCGCCGCCCCAAACTCGAtccataaataataaattaaacgcCTAATGGTATTTTGATGAATCAGCAGAAATGGAGACGAAATCGAAACGATTGATCTCAGCACGAATCGAACATTTGGAGTACTAATTCGCGATAGGGGGCTGAAACGAAGATTGGCCAAACATTCAGATTGAAGAGAGCATGCAAAACATTTTCAGATAATTGGACTAGAGTTTCAgctttgataaaaaaaaacgtacagccaagccaaaataatagtaatggtATAATTGGATTATGTTATAGTAAAACTTATTATTGTATCTTATTTACAGGCAATGGCGTCAGCTTTCTGAAGCACGAAGTCCGATGGGTGTTTAACTACATCAAGACCCAGGCGGCCATAACTCCCGATCCTTGCGACGGAGATCATGGATGCATAGAGAGCGCGAGTGATGGAAAGGCCTATTGGGCCAATATCTTTGTGAACGAAACTTTGCCGGTGGTAAGTAAATAACCCTAAGAGTAAACTGTATAATTCACCATTAATAttcatttatacatatttcgaaataaatatttaacattatTTCTCTCTGTGTTCCAGATGAAAGGCAGCATGTTGTGGGAATCCAAGGATGCGAACGATCAGAACCTAATCTGTTTCCAGGTTCCCGTTGTAATCACAGTGTAAATGTGTAATCACGAAAATAAAGTAATTGGTGCATGCAAATCAACAGACCagtgcgtttgtgtgtgtgtgtgggggagGGGAGGTGTACGTGTGTGCATCCTTTAATGAAATTTTGAATGAAAACAAAGGGGCGCGGCATCGTAGTAGTAGAAAGGgagagcgagcgagacggGAGGTGGAGATCTCTGTTTTGGCACGGCACACACGGTGAGTGGGAGCGGGAGCAAGTGGAGCACGGCACAGTGGTACAAATCGCTGATATAGCacttaaatttatattatttctgCGATGATGGAAACAGTCGAgtataaacaataatatttaaataaaacaaaaatatatattttgaacTTAAAATAGTTATGTAACGAGTAATTACGATTCATAACATACTGTGTGattattttgaatattttataaataatattatgttCGGAAAATCCACCAGCATGCCCACTGTGGTGAGAGAGCGGCGGGAGAACGGGAGCATTGGAGCTCGAGCCCTGCAGTCCGAGTCCGTGGCGTTCAGTGTGTCACTCTCTTTTGGGGGCTGCAGCGCAACGGTCGCACGAAAAGAGCTCCCACTTGAGATTTAGATTCAGATTCTGATTCGGATTGAgattcggtttcggttttgttACTTAAGATCAACAGTTCCCAGGAGCGGAAATCGGAACAGTGCGgcgaattaaatattaaagtgGCTGCAAGCGATCAAAGAAGGCGCTCCGACTGCGTGGGAGTACGAGATCACGGATCACGCGGCGTGGAGCCAGTGCATCCGAAAGTGTTTCCATTACCGTGAGTACCTAAAAATGTATCGCACTGCCCGCCATTTGCGCAATTCCGTCGGCGTAAATGAGATTGTCTTCGCGCTAATTGCGGACGAGTAAGGATGGTGGTGGCGATATAGGGGCATCCAAGGGGATGGACTGAGATCCCATCGGATAGTGCACGGCTGACATGCGGCAACATCACTTCTCAGGCCCCAAAAGCTCTCTTAGCCGGACACTTGTGGTGCCGGCGTTTCTTCGCCTGTAGAACACTGAGAAAATAAATGGGCAAATCAGGCAAACTAACTAATATAATACAATAcctaatatatataatatctaCTATGACTTTGGATATCGTTACATGTGTGGGTCAGAAtcttatacatacatagaACATAGTTGAGTTTTAGAAAGGGAATCCCAGAAGAAAAGCTCCTACAGAACTCTATAATCGGAAGTACGAGTATGAATGCACACACGACATATCATATCGCTGAACCTTGAGCACGGCTTCGTGTTCAGAACCTGACGTAGAACTCGACACCGCCATGGACACAGATCCTACTCCGATTCGCTCCGCTTGAGCTTGAGCTTGAGCACATGCCCAGCTGGGTGCTTGAACCCCATAAATGGGCTTCCATTGGTTTCGCTTGGATTTCCTAGCGGTCTTAAGTGTCACCATAGCGATCCGGGGGATACCGCGCTTGACAACAATGAGAAAGATACGAAATTTCTAGCAGGAGAATAGTTGGATCATGTGAAATTGGTATAGGGACTACCTACTTAGGAATATAGAGCTCAAGCTTAAGACCTTGAATTTGTAAGATTATCATAAGCTTGTTGTTCTTGATGATGAATTGTTTAGGTTATAAATTTGCATGCATCGAAAGCGTTGACATCTGACGCATACTAAAATGGAATCATACTTTATTTTCATGATATTTGAGAAGGGGGGACTTCACGGTTTCTTTAAATGCACAACAGAAAACATTCGGTTGATATTTACATTATGGCTAACTGTGATTCAGCAATGATCGTGGATAATGTTTAGCCCCCCTGCCCATCCAGTCAGTCCATCGAACTCCTCGGTTTGATCTCGCCGTTTTCTGGCCTGGTCCCCAAAAACTGATGATTGCTCCTGTTCTCCGTCCCATTTGCTGGTATTTTGTTACGTGCCCTCTTCGAA of Drosophila mauritiana strain mau12 chromosome 3R, ASM438214v1, whole genome shotgun sequence contains these proteins:
- the LOC117143994 gene encoding NPC intracellular cholesterol transporter 2, which produces MRGALMDYYLKILLVICAAHELAGGTLKSTRDAVYKKYLSLRSLPFEDCGSLYQVSYLDIESCTTLPCSMARNATIKVTVRFDDNGNGVSFLKHEVRWVFNYIKTQAAITPDPCDGDHGCIESASDGKAYWANIFVNETLPVMKGSMLWESKDANDQNLICFQVPVVITV